The Triticum aestivum cultivar Chinese Spring chromosome 6D, IWGSC CS RefSeq v2.1, whole genome shotgun sequence genomic sequence CCAAATATCGAGTGCCCTGTGTGGCTCTCTCATCCCAAAAAACATCATCATCAGCATATTGTAAGTATGAACACTGGGCTCACAGTGTGCTTCTATCATCCTCTCGGCAAGTTTGAGCGCATCATCAGCCTTCTGAAGACTACAAAGCACCTCAAGAAAGCAATTGTAAGTGACAATGTCAGGAGGAAACCCAGCCTTCCCCATCTCCTCCAAAATGCAGTAGGCAGCATCGAGTCTATCCACCAAGCACATGCCTTCAATCAAATCTTTAAAGGTTGATACATCAGGCATGCAGCCACGTTTAATCATATCTGAAATCAGCTCAAAGCACTCGTCCATCCGATCAGCTTTGGCTAGCGCAACAATCATAATAGCATATACCTTAGCAGTGGGAGAGGATATCTTCGACCCCTCGGTCCTCATGAACTCAAACAACTCTCTTGCCTCCGAGATCAAACCAGCGCTGCAGAACGAGTCAATAGCAGCAATGTACGTGAAGTTCTCTGGGGTGTGCTTCATCTGAATCATTTCCTCGAGCACCTTCATGGCCTTCTTGGGGTCCCTGGCGCGGCACCACCCAAAGAAGAGGATGCTGTAGGTCTCGGCATTTCCCTGCAGCTTCTTCTTCACGCGACCAAACACCGTCTCCGCCTCCCTGACCATCCCGCACTTGCAGAACGCGTCCAGGAGGATGTTGAGCGCGTCGGTCTCCGGCGGCGTGCGCATCCGCACCCGCCGCTTCTTTGCCAGCTTCCTGAGGTTGGTGAGGTGCTTCTCGGTGTAGGCGCGCAGGATGCCCAGCAGGTCCTCGACGGGCACCGACCTCGTGCCGTGGCGCTTCATGTGGTCGAGCACGTCGCAGAGGACGCCGAACTGGCGGGACTTGTACCGCGTGCCGGAGAGGATGTCGATCATGTCGTTGTACGTCCGGTGCTCGTGCTCGTAGTTGTCCTGCTGGGACGCCCAGGCGAAGAAGCGGAAGGCCAGCTTCTCCTCGTAGCGCAGGCGGTGCATCACGTCGGCCACGAGCGGGGTGGTCAGCTCGGCGCCCAGCGCGTCGAGGGCGGCCTCCGTGCCCTCGTTGGAGCCCTCCTCTGTCTCCGTCACCGCGTCGTAGATCCTGTCGGACAGAGACGCGACGTGCTCCTCCTGGAGGTTGGTGGGGAGGAGGACGTGCCCGGAGGAGAACCGTCGCGCCGGGAGGTCCGGGAGACGGCgccgcgggggcgggggcgggggcggggcctGAGCGCGGTTTGAAGGCGGGGAGGATGCGCGCGAGTAGTatgcggcggcgggggaggacgAGGGCGCGGCGGCGAGAAGGCGGTGGAGGTGGCGGAGCCGGAGGGGGAGGTTGGGGGATATCATGTGGCTTGGGAACGCGAGGCAACGGGGGATGGGGGATTCGGAGGCTGAAACGGACacggcggccggcggccggcggcgcggAGGGTGCTTGTTTCGATGGTGGGTTCTGACGACTGAGAAGAGGGAGGGGATTGTAGGCCTAACACTGTGGCCCAGACAGACTATCTAGGCTAAGCGGGCCGAACGTAATGAATTGGACTCATTACACACATTTTTCCAATCCCTAAAAAAAACACATTCTTCCATCTTCTAAAAAACATTTTTCCTTAAATCCTTTATTAAAACTAATTCCCCTAAAAtattaaaattaataattaataaaaaataaacATTAAAACATGATGTAAGGTTTTGTCGTCCGCTTCTCCTTCATATGTTTCCCCTCCCTCTCGCATTTTGATTTTTTAATCAATTTTCCCTAAAAACCGCCTCAATTGCTCCACATTTTATTACCTTATCAGATAAAATTATATTTTCTTTGGTAAGTCAATAAGCGCTTAATTACTAAATAA encodes the following:
- the LOC123145570 gene encoding pentatricopeptide repeat-containing protein At1g73400, mitochondrial, with translation MISPNLPLRLRHLHRLLAAAPSSSPAAAYYSRASSPPSNRAQAPPPPPPPRRRLPDLPARRFSSGHVLLPTNLQEEHVASLSDRIYDAVTETEEGSNEGTEAALDALGAELTTPLVADVMHRLRYEEKLAFRFFAWASQQDNYEHEHRTYNDMIDILSGTRYKSRQFGVLCDVLDHMKRHGTRSVPVEDLLGILRAYTEKHLTNLRKLAKKRRVRMRTPPETDALNILLDAFCKCGMVREAETVFGRVKKKLQGNAETYSILFFGWCRARDPKKAMKVLEEMIQMKHTPENFTYIAAIDSFCSAGLISEARELFEFMRTEGSKISSPTAKVYAIMIVALAKADRMDECFELISDMIKRGCMPDVSTFKDLIEGMCLVDRLDAAYCILEEMGKAGFPPDIVTYNCFLEVLCSLQKADDALKLAERMIEAHCEPSVHTYNMLMMMFFGMREPHRALDIWTEMDKRGCRRAVDTYEIMIDGLFDCGRTEDATTLLDEVINHDMKLSYKKFDSIMLQLSAAGNLGAIHRLSEHMRKFYNVAMSRRFSITQKKKSIGIRRR